A segment of the Lycium ferocissimum isolate CSIRO_LF1 chromosome 5, AGI_CSIRO_Lferr_CH_V1, whole genome shotgun sequence genome:
CACAAGAATGAAAGTGAAGTGAGATTAAGCCGGATTGTGGTGCTTAAAAGAAGACAAGTCAGAAATGTAGGCACAATTTTTCAGGAGAATAGCATGAACGATAAAGATGTAAGATTTTGAATTAAAATAGCATAATTGAAATAGAACAATAATATGGAAGTGCTCTGAAGGGGAGCCTTtgcgtaactggtaaagttgctgccatggaaacagcctcttgcagaaatgtaGGGTGAgactgcgtacaatagacccttgtggtccggcccttccctgGACCTGCTCATAGCGGGAGCTTATAAGATTAGGCAATATCTATAGAACGCTTATAAGATTAGGCATAGCGGGACCTTTAATATGGAAGTGCTATGTGATTGGAAGAGAACTAACTACAGTAAAGGCAATATCTATAGAACGCTTGTAAGGATGGTAATACTATGTGGGATGATGAGGCTCTAAAACCCAACATATCCACTAGATGAGTGTCGCAAAATTCAAGTGTTAAGAAGGATGTATGACTATATAAGATTAGGCAAAAACTCTGGCATTGATGCAAGTCACACAGAGATTATAAATCAGGAGAAATTGCATGAGATTATTTGACCATATTCTACACAAACCTTCATATGCACCAGTGTGTAGGTTCAACACTATGATAATTATAGTTGGTGAAAGGGAATGAGTAGACTTAAATTCACATGGAGTGAATTGTCTCAAAAGACATACAATCTCTTAGAATCGATAAGGATTTATCTCAGACCAGAATAGAGTAGAAGCAAAGGATCTATATATAGGTGATATCAATTAGTTAGATTAggtttggttgttattgcacTAACAGTAGGTTCGATATATGCTAGAAATCTTCTTATTCTAGTTAGGCTTTATGTCTGTGTAGAAATAAGTGTGAGAATTCAAAACCCTCTAATTTTAAAAGAACTCCTCAGTTACTTTTCAAGAAGTATCGGAATGAAGTGAGTTATAGCAGAATGGTTACGAAGGATTTATATAATTGACTCCAACTATTTGTAGCAATTGCTTGATTGACTATTAATTTGCTATCCTGATTCAAAATCAGCAGATTATGTGTATCAGAACCTTGATGGATCACTAAATCTGTTCTACTTTTGTCTGGTATCTTGTGTTTACGGGTGTTTGAAGGTGTTCACAATCGTAAAGAAATGTGTAGcattaagtttttatttttctccgCTTCAAATATAGGTGTATATACACAGCTTTTGTTGAGTAGGACTATTCCTTTTAATCTAAGCGTTGTTCTTTCTTCTTGTGCTCAAAGATTGTTCCATTTTTCATATGGTGTTGGGTGGACCTGTTACTGGAAAGACTGAGAATTCTTAATTCTGCCTATTCAATGTTTCACATAATAATCCTTTTGTTAACGTTAAAATTTTACTCTTTACAGATCTTATGCAGGCAGTTCCTGATGAGCACAAGAAGTTCCTTGCCAATTTGGTTTGGATTCACGAAGAGGTAAGCTCTTTTGTCTTAACTATTCTTTCCTTTTACAAATGTGCAAATAGTGTCTCATTTTCAACTTTTTCCTTCCCTTGATCGATTGCTTATCTAAGAAAGACGTGCCTAAGTTTGATTTATGCTATATAAATGAACTCAAAGAGTGCTCATTTATCATGTCATTACATAGCCAACATGCAACAATAACAGGATTtaagatttaaaaagtttgttttgttatttttctttctaggATGATGTTTCCATAAAAACTGAGGAAGGAATTAAAAAGTGCAAACTAATTGCTGTTCATGCTGGCCTGGAGAAAAAGAAACCTGTTGAGCAGCAAATTAAAACCCTGAAAGCAAAGGACACGAGGATTCCTAAGGTGGAAGCCCTTAGTGGAAGGATGGATGTATGGGAAATCCCTCAGGTGACTTCTCTTTAGTTCTTCTTTTACAGGATTTTCGATGTGTTTGTGTTCACTAGCTCGCAGATGTCAGTGAAACTAGTTGATGCCGCTAGTCTATGCTTTTTTTGGGAATGGTAATgttgtattcctcagcattaaggACGTGCTGGAGACCTCCAAATATTTTGGGCCCAAAACAACAAGAGAAACTAAAGCAATTATAAAGAACCTAAAAAATCTACTAACTGTTCAGCTTATTCTAAACCTTCCCCTTTACACCAAAAGTAAAAAGTATTGATAGATTTCTCTTTGATTTTCTGGATTGAACTAGAAGTATCCTCAAAACATATGttgtttctttctctccatGGTAACCACCATATGCAAGGTGGTATTATCTTCCACCATTCTTATCCAGCAACTGAGTAGGTCTGCGGTGTGTTCTGGCATTATCCATTTAATTTGAAACATGCTGAGAAATAGAGACCATAACTGTGCTGTAACTTTGCAATAGAGACCACTCAGTCTATGTTGtttggactcttcaaaaatgccgCTTACAAtgtgtcggatccttcaaaacTAGTACGTTTTTTTCCCCATATTTTCAAGGTTTGGTGGACAGAGTCACTCGGTACTTGTGCTGGTGAGGAGGTATCAGATACCTCGTGAAATCAcggttatttaaaaaaaaaaaaaagactagtGTGCTTTTTTTCTTAAGAAAGGTGAGGGTATTATGAAAAACAAGCACCAAGGTGTATTTAGAGAGGGTTCTAAGGTGTGTCCCTGCCTAATCCTAAAGAGCGGCCCATGAGATCTATCATTGCTTCAGCTTCACCAAATGTAGTGCATTTTTAAAGGATCTGATAGGGGTGCCGTAatatttttgaaggatccgagCAACATAAGCTGCTCATCACTACATTATGTCTATGCTATCAAAGATGGTAAATGGATTCTCCAACCAATATTGATTGTTGTTGCATTATTTTGTTAATAGGAACTGGCTAAAACTCCAACAATAATCGTAAGTGGCCACCATGCGAAATTACATATTGAAGGCCTAAGACTGGTAATAGATGAAGGTGGTGGATACGAAGATAAGCCAGTGGCTACAGTAGTGCTTCCTTCAATGGAAATTGTACGCGATACTGATCATTTGGTGAAATAGATTGCTGCACGGGAGAGTGACTTTTTGATCAGCTATCAAAGTCTCTGGCACCATATGTAGTATATTGGCTATGTATGAAGTCTTTACctcttatatttttctttggcTAGACATTTGTTGAATGTAGTCAGAGAATTTACACAATAAGCCTGTGTCGGACAAACTTCCAGGCCTGTAGAGAATCATATTATGTTGTAGATTCTCTACTTTTTGATATACTGCTTGTATACGGGAAATTTTCCCATATTTAATGAAATTATGTACCGTatgataaaaaaatttaaaaaatcatttatacGCCAAAACAAGTTATGTTTAACTTAGAATGTCAATTAACTTACGCAAAGTAAAGTTTTGATGGTATGCCCTCTTTTAGCTTTTGATTGTGTCAAAAAGTTTAGTTAATCCACTAAACAAACATTCTTAGGTTCTGATCAATCGTATTTGTCTCaacactttttcttttctaaaaagaaaaagcacacacactttttcttttctgcGTAGTCCACCAAATTCCCATACGCTGCAAAAACCAATACCAACATTTTTGTTCTGACTCGAGCTCGCAAGGGAAGAAATGAATGATAAATCCCTTAGCTCTATATATTGTTCCATTCGATCTTTTAGGTCCCGACTTCACCTCGATGGGTATGCTTTGCATTTTCTATCTTCGTCACTTGGCATTGGAGCTGTAACCTTAGATACAAGATCAGCCCAACCAAGGCAATCCTCAGAAGAAAAAAGATTGaagtaaaaaatgaagagaaaaaagaaagaggaaaagttATATCTCACAAGTAGGACCAggatttcatcaatttccaaGACCTTAAATAACAACGAATAAACAGTCCTGAAGTTCGTTGATTTTGGTGTGTAACCCCATATAAACCAAAATTTCATGCCATGAAACTGCTGATAGACTGTTCATCCCTTTCTGAGATATTAAGCTGAAAGCCACAGTGATTGCTTCACCGGCAACATGCTTTGACAGATCGCAACCTCGTGCTAACAAATTTAAGATAAATGGTATTGATGGGGGGAATAAAGTATTTGAGGTACAAACAAAGCAAACATTAATATTAAAACGACAAGAACCATCTAGTCGGACAAAAAAAGACTAATTTAAGCTCTAAAAAGTACTCTGCCATGAAATGTTTTATTCATGTCAAATAACAGTACTAACGGTTCTAACTTCTAAGTATATCAACTGTAGAAAGATAATCCAAAGTGATTTACCTGAGATATAGTCATAtaacagaaaaaagaaaaactattaAATACTTTTCTTACCTGCCCCTCCCTCCCCACCCCAGCTCCCCAAACATTTGGAGTGAAAGGATATTTTCTCGCAGGTTTCCTCTTCCCTTCTCCCCACAAAATTCGAACATCATGCGAACGGGGAAATTAGGAGAACAAATATCTAGCCAAGAAAAGAAGTTAGTCGGCTTCTGAACCAGATTCATCAGAGCTTGAACCGTTGCCCTTATTATGGGCCGAGCCATTTGCCACAGCTCCTTTACTCTTTGTTTCCTTTgtatcttcttcatcttcactgTATTCactttcataatcatcgtaatcttcttcttcttcttcctcgtcCTCCTCAATTCCATCCTCCATGGCAGGAGCCTCATCTGCTGCGAAACCACCTCTTGTTCCAGCTCTGCTGCGTTTCATAACCTTCAACTTTATATTCGACTTTGCATCACAACCAATCCAAGAGTCACATAAGCAGAAAGAGCTCAAGTTGTAATTTCCCTCAGCTGGAGCTTGGAACTTCCCCATTACCAGCCTcgaaccatttttcactttctcGAGTGCTTCTTTAACGGCAACATTTATTTCCCTTGCACTTGCACCAGACCCTTCCTTTGACTCCTGGATCGTTTTCGATACAGCAATTATTGCTGTAGCGTCATCCATGAAGCTAACCTTCTGAGAGAGCCACACATCATTCGAAAATGAGTCCGCAAGCATCAGCCAAAAATTCTCTTCTTTGTCAAAAGGGAAATACGGACAATGTGGAAGGGCACGTATCAAGCCACTACCACGGTTTATAGTGACCCAAGCATGCATGGTAACGATGTCACCCTCTTGAATTCCTTCCTCACCCTCTGTCTCGCATGTGATATCAATTGTCACCGAAGGCATCATCTCAAGAACCATCTCCACATCGTAGGATTCAGCACTGGAGAACCCAGCAACCTGAGTCAGCAGATCTGCACGTTCATCCGGTGTCATGTCACGGAAGTCTTGAAATGTCCGAACTTTCTGTACATAGAAGAAAGCGTTAGGAATATTCAAAACAAAAGGCTTCACTTGGCAAAGCCCGTGCAAATACTTTGAGTAAGAGGCAGATGTGTTTAGAAAGTTTgaggaaaagatgaaaagcaataATTGCAACCTTTCTCGCAATTTTTTTAACAACAGCCTCGCTAAAGTGTGGCAGCTGCAAAAATGGTGCATACCCTTCACTGGATGCACCTGCTGCTTTCCTTGCGCTGAGAGGTACTGCCTGAATCATTAACAGTAAAATGCGTCAAAAATTTCTGGAAGTGTCAGTAAGGGGTCATTAATGAGATGTTTCATCTCTACTGATATGTAACCCCATGGAGCTTGAGGAGCCCAGAACAGTTAAGAGCGACATCTGATCTATAAGTCTATTAGCATTCAAAGCAATTCATTAACAGAAAAATGCGTTAGAAATGAGAGTAGGAAAGAAAACCAATTGTGCCGGCAATGTGCGTAAATGATTTTGAGTAGAATATTGGACTTTCTAGGTCCTAAACctattaaaaaggaaaggaaacaGCCTCCAACTCCAAAACAAACAACTATTGGAAGTCCAAATTTTGTGCACAAAAAACTCATCAAAACAACTGAGAGAAATAAAATGAAGGCTGACAAAACATTCATCTTATTATCCTAATACATGAATCTCAACAATATTTGACGGAAAACAAGAATAAGCAGTGATGCCCGTATGAATGTATCCATGATTATGCCTTCAGAAAATATGATCAGAATACTTTAGTTTCAGATACAAATGTAGAGCCGACAGAGGATGATTGCAGTCAAAATGATGGTTAATGTACCCATAACAGTATTCAATAAGTTATCACGAAATTAAGTTACTTTTCTTGCGTTCTGCTGGAATagggaaaaagagaagaaaatgataagaaatatgataaGACGGAATGAGCACAGTTGCACATAATAGATACAGAAACTAGTGATGATCTCTCAGAAGGGTACTGGCCCTCTAGAAAACCTAACCTGAACAACACTCTGAGACAGTTCCACCACTCCTATTGCAGGTCTTAGCCATCCATGCCCCACCGGAGGGCGTGGAATAATAGCCATCTGCATGCAACAAGACAAACACCTTCCGTTACCATAGCAACTCATATTATGTTAAGCAACAAAAACAAACGTGACATATGGACTTGATACAGATTAAAAGAACGGagcacaagaagaaaaaaagctGAGCATTCTTATCCTTAGGTTAAATAACGCTATTGCCCCTCCTCTCTCCCATGCACAGCTCAAAAAAACACAAACAATTTGGAAGTCTCTGAACAATCTAACAGCAAGCCACTGTTTAAACCATTTACGGGACATTACTTGCATGTTACTGCATTTCAGCTTCATTTCCCAGACACTAAATATTACCATATCTTCACAAATTTAGGATGTGCCTACTTTTTTTGACATACTAGTACATTATCCTCCTTCCCCTCCCTTTGTCTTCTTTCTCCTATTTCTTACTATatgtgtttattttattttgtagttaGTTATGCTCCAGATATTTGTTGAT
Coding sequences within it:
- the LOC132057428 gene encoding dnaJ protein ERDJ2-like; translation: MGASEENSALFPIFVLTLMALPLVPYTIVNLFGAFKKKAAKITCQCSVCVRSGKYHKSIFRRISNFSTYSNLTLVLLWVVMAVLVYYIKHISTEVEIFEPFSILGLEHGASDSEIKKAYRRLSIQYHPDKNPDPEAHSYFVEFISKAYQALTDPVSRENFEKYGHPDGRQGLQMGIALPQFLLNIDGASEGILLLGIVGVCIILPLTISVIYLSRSSKYTGNYVMHSTLAAYYHLMKPSLAPSKVLDVFIKASEFMDIPVRRSDEEPLQRLFVLVRSELNLDLKNIRQEQAKFWKQHPALVKTELLLQAQLTRETAALSPALQRDFKRVLELAPRLLEELMKMAIIPRPPVGHGWLRPAIGVVELSQSVVQAVPLSARKAAGASSEGYAPFLQLPHFSEAVVKKIARKKVRTFQDFRDMTPDERADLLTQVAGFSSAESYDVEMVLEMMPSVTIDITCETEGEEGIQEGDIVTMHAWVTINRGSGLIRALPHCPYFPFDKEENFWLMLADSFSNDVWLSQKVSFMDDATAIIAVSKTIQESKEGSGASAREINVAVKEALEKVKNGSRLVMGKFQAPAEGNYNLSSFCLCDSWIGCDAKSNIKLKVMKRSRAGTRGGFAADEAPAMEDGIEEDEEEEEEDYDDYESEYSEDEEDTKETKSKGAVANGSAHNKGNGSSSDESGSEAD